The genomic window TGTCTTCATCTAACCCGTAAGATGGAATAGGGGGGAGAATGTGAAAACAAGACTACTGTACAAGCTTGATGATAATAAAAACACAAGTTTAAAGATTATTGAATCTGATCATCAACTCTTTGTACCAAATGAAAAGGATGTTTTACTACTTGATGGATGGGGTTACGTCATTGGTTCTCGTGAATTGTCGTATAAGGATGATCTGTTAGAAATAACCATACTTTGTTATCGAGAATCAAAGAAAAGGATGAAGTAGAAAAAGGCGTTCAATCAGAACGCCTTTTTCTATCTAAATAAAAGTTGCCTATAGGTCTTAAAACAAGTAGCCCAATAACAGCTAAATAGAACCAATCCCCTTCTTTATTAAAGACAAATCGTACAATAAGTAGACAAACCAAAAGGACGATTACAGTTGAATGGAATAGTATCTTACTCATAGTATGTTCTCCTAAATGATCATTGTTTTTCCTTTCATTATAATACCTTTTTCATAAGAGAGAGAGTAATTGATAAATGAAACTCCCTTACTAATCCTGTATAATGTGTCAAAAGGGGAGTGTCTTTATGGTAGTGAGGGAAGCAACATTGAAAGATTTAGAGGGAATTGCGCAATTATTTAATGAGTATAGAAAATTTTATCATCAAGAAGATCATATCGATGGTGCGCGAGGGTTCATGCGTAATCGCTTCGAACAGGGGGATTCGGTCCTTTTTATGGTGAAGGAGGATAACGCTTACTTAGGATTCACCCAGCTTTACCCAACATTCTCATCTATTTCAATGGCGAAAGCGTGGATTTTAAATGATTTATATGTACATAAGGATGCACGGGGAAAAGGTGTAGCAGCAGCCCTTCTTGATAGGGCAAAAGCCTATGCATTAGAAACGAGTGCAGTGAGTATCGCTCTTAGCACCGCACCTGACAACCTACCTGCACAGCGGTTATATGAAAAACATGGCTATAAACGGGACGAGCAGTTTCATCATTATGAGCTTGGACTAGTGTAAGGGGGGAAACAAAATGGCTGATCTTATTATTCTATTTGGCCCGCAAGCTGTTGGAAAAATGACGGTTGGAGAAGCATTAGCAAAGAAAACGGGCATGAAGTTGTTTCACAATCATATGACGATTGATGCCGTTGCTCCTGTTCTTGGTTTTACAGATGAAACGTGGCGACTCGTGAATCAATTTCGGAGGGAAATCTTTCAAGCCGCTGCCAAAAGCGATTTAAAGGGTTTGATTTTCACCTATGTGTGGGCGTTTGATTTGCAGAAAGATTGGGATTATGTTGAAGACATCTCTGCTATCTTTGAGGAGCAGGGTGGACGTGTGTACTTTGTTGAGCTGGAAGCATCGTTAGAGGAGCGCTTAGTACGAAATAAAAGTGACCACCGTCTTGAAAAGAAACCAACAAAGCGAGACGTCGTTTTTTCAGAGACTGAGTTAAAAGAAACAGCCGAAAGCCATCGCTTAAACTCAAAAGAGGGCGAAATAAACAAAAAGCAGTATGTACGGATCAATAATACATCGTTATGTCCAGATGAAGTGGCTCAACACATACAAGATGCCTTTCATTTTCACTAAGAAGGAGAGCGTATCATGGCATTTACAGACATTATAACCAGTCAAAATGCGTTTGAAGCATTTTGCGAAGAAATTGGAAAGCCAAGCGAGATGGCAGCAAATAAAGTGATTTCCTATTTAGATGAACAATGTGTGTCGTTTATTCAAGCCTCGCCATTTTTAACGATGGCATCCTCTAATAAAGAGGGTGAGTGTGATGTGACACCTAGAGGAGACGATAGGGGATTTGTTCATGTAATTGATGAGCATCATTTGTTCATTCCCGAAAGACCTGGAAATAAGCGCATGGATTCTGCCCACAATATAATTGAAAATCCTCATGTTGGTTTGATTTTCTTCATTCCTGGATTAGGAGAAACGTTGCGTGTGAATGGGAAAGCTTTCATTTGCCGTGACCCGAGCTTGCTTAAGGCATGCGTGGCAAAAGGAAAAACACCACACTTTGGTGTGCTCGTTCGTGTGAACGAGTGCTATGTTCATTGTGCAAAAGCGTTTCTTCGTTCTGGTCTATGGAAGCCTGAGACGTGGGCTGAGAAAGGGGAGCGTCCTTCACCTGCAAGGATGTTACAGGCTCATGTGAGCGTCGTTCAAAAATCGGAGCAGGACATTGAACGATCGTTACAAGAAAGCTATACAAAACGTCTTTATTAATGGGTGAATAGAAAGGAGGGAGTACAATGATTCGCCAAGCAGTTGGAGCCATCATTCATCAAGGCGATGCTTACATTGTTGTGTGTAAGTCGTGGCAGCATACGTTGAATGGGGAAATGAAAATCAACGATGAGTGGGACATTGTAAAAGGTGGGGTTGAAAAAAGCGATCCATCGTTGGAAGCGGCTATTTTACGAGAGCTTTATGAAGAGACAGGGTCAAACGCATTTACGGTCTGCAAAAAATTTGACGCAAAGCTACACTTTTCATTCCCTCCTGATATGCAAGAAAAGATTGGCTACAGCGCGCAAGAAACAACAATTTTTCTAGTTGAGTTTACAGGGAATGTAGACTACCTTAAGCCGGTAGATGGGGAAATTAGTGCAATTAAACTCGTTCATAAAAGCGAATTTTTAACGTATCTTAGTCATGAAGAGATGAGGCAATATGTAAAAGAAAACATCGCTAATGTCGTTTAAGGAAAAAGCGTTTTTTAATAAGAACAATTAGTAAAACAAGAACAAAAGCAAGACTTCCATATAAGAAGACGTTAAGAACAGCATCAACCCAGTTAAACTCAAAAAATGTAATAGTTTTCTGATTCATATGGTCTCCCTTCTGGACATTTCTTTTAGTTTAACACGATAAAAGCGAACGGAGGATTGAAATGGATCGAATGACGCGCATTCGTATGAACGAAAGGGCATACCATGAAGGAGTGTACGAGCGACACAAACTGTTTGAAAAAGGCAGTCGGCTCTATAAACCACTTTCGACTGTTGAGAATCTACTCCCTCACTTGGTGGTACAAAAATAACGGGTAACACCCGTTATTTTTAATGAGGGAATGTGAGCTGCCACGAGACACCAAACTTGTCATTAACCCAGCCAAAACATTTACTAAACCCATAGTTATCAAGCGGCATTAACGCTTGTCCACCTTCTGCGAGAGTGTAGTAGAGCCGGTTAATTTCTAGTTCGCTATCACATGTTAGGTAGATTGAAAAAGATGGCGTGAAATCAAATGCATGTTTTACGTGGCTGTCGATGCACATAAAATCTTGTCCTTTTAACGTAAAAACTGCTTGAATGACGGACCCTGGTTTTCCTGGCCCTTTTTCATCGTACCGTGCAATTTCCTTAATCGAAGCATCCTCAATCAGACTTGTATAAAACGTCATTGCCTCTTCGGCATCGTTGTTTTGAAACATTAAAAAAGGTGTTACTTTTTGCATAGGTATGCTCTCCTTTTTATATCGTTATGGCTACTCGAAACCCTCTCGCACTATAATACGATGATGCACCATTATGATAGACAAAGACATGTCCGAAGCGATAGTCACAAAAAAGTGCCCCGCCTCGCTCTCTTATATCCGCTGGTGTTTGTACCCAACTGGATGTCTTAGTATCAAAATCACCAAGTTCTTGTAGAGCACGGTATTGCGTTTCTGTGAGTAAAGAGGTGCCCATTGCCTTTACGGTGTCTATTACATTGAGAGTAGGTTTATTTGCTTTTCTAGCGTCTAGGGCGGCCTTGTCGTAACAGGCGCTTCTCCTCCCCGCAGGACTTTCTTTTGAACAGTCAACAAAAGTGTAGAGGTCTTGCTTAGCATCATAAAAAACCACGTCCGGTTCTCCGCCGGTAATTTCCATTTGATTTAGAGACCAAAGTGTTTCAGGATGATTCAGTAATCTCTCTTTAACTGTTGTCCATTCAATCGATAGATGACGTTGTTGATTCGCTTGAAAGCGGCTTTCTAGTGTACTTAGTAATGCTAGACCATCTTTATCAGAAAGAAAATGGTTTTCCATTAATGACTCACCTCTTTTTATTATTAGTATAGTAAACTTCACCCCCTTTTAAAAGCTATAGGAGTTTATGGAATCATTTGTGTTTTTGCATTTATGTACGGTATGCTTGATGAAGCGAGGTGATCGTATGAAGAAAGTTTATAACAGTGTCATCCTAATCGGTTTGGCTATCGCTATATTTTTCTCGTATCAATGGTGGCAAAGTACCCAATCTGTTCAGCCAATGGCAAGTGGACATTTACTTGAGGAGGCGCATGGTACTTCTCTTAATCAGAGAAGCGCTGTTCCAGAAGTTGAAGGCGAGCGTCCGTCTTCGTCAACAGAACCACAATCGAACGATCAGATCACACACTATTCAAATGGTGAAAACATTGGTCAGTTATCCATTCCTCAGCTAAACAAAACCTATGAAACGTTCTGGGGCACAGACGATGCGACACTCAATCGAGGAGTCGGCATGTATGTTAGTGAATGGACAACTACGCCAGATGAAAAAGGGCATACCGTATTGAGTGGTCATCGAGATACGGTGTTTTCTGAATTAGGCGAATTGGTCATAGGGGATCAGCTAATAGTGGAATTCGAAGGGTTTCAATATGTTTATGAAATTGATGACACTTGGATTACAGATGCAGAAGATCGAACGGTGATTGTGAAAAAAGACGAAGCAACGTTAACGATTACAACCTGTTATCCATTCCAATACGTAGGCGCGGCACCCGACCGTTATATTATTCAATCTCATTTGATCGCAACCTATGAGATGTAGCACACGGCAGACGTTTTTCTAAACAAAAAAGCTAAAGCAAGCTGAAGCTGCTTTAACTTTTAGGTAACGAAAACCCTTTTCCAATGATTTCAGAAGCGCTTAAGAAGACAACAAACGAATTTGAATCATGCGTTTGAATTAGTTCTTTTAAATAAACGGCTTCGGACTGATCAACAACACTAAATAATAATGATTTTCTTGCTTTAGAGTAACCGCCTTCGGACCAAACTTTGGTTACGCCGCGGTCGATTTCATTGTAAATGAGATCGGTCACTACTTGATCATGCTCCGTTATAATGAGAACGAGCTTTGAGTTGGTTGAACGTAAAAGCACGAAATCAATAACCTTGCTTCCAATAAACAATGCGACCATTGCATAAAGAGCAAGCTCTAAATTAAAGACAATCATTGCGGCAACGACAATAATGCCGTCAATAATGAGTTGAGCAAAACCACTTGAAACATTAAAATACTTCCGCATAATTTGACTAATGATTGTCGTTCCACCGGTTGATCCATTTCCTTTAAAAACTAGCCCAAGCCCCACGCCGAAAAGAATACCTCCATAGACGGAAGCGAGAAATGGATCGGTAACAGAAAAAGTCTTGAAGGATGTAAGCCATATAAATACAGGTAGTATAAAGGTGCCAACGAGTGTTTTAGCACTAAAGCTTTTGCCGAGAATGGCGTAGCCGACAAAGAAAAGAGGCACATTAATAATCAGCTGCACCACAGCGGGTGTAAAGCCGTATAAGTCATTTAAGATAATGCTAATTCCACTTACTCCTCCAGCTGCTAAACTAGCTGGAAGCATGAAAAGATTAAACGCTAAGGCGACAATAAATGTACCGAGAATAATTAACGAATATGATCGCAGTTCAGAAACTTGTTTCATGAAAACAAACCTCAATTCTATTTACTCATTAACAAATGAGTGCATTCACCAATTTCTAAATATATAGGAATGATAGAGATCATTCAATATCCTTTTTAGATTTCGTACGTTTTGTTACGATTATCCGTAAATTTACTGCAAAATTGATAAGAAATATGGTTTTCAACTGTTGCTACCTATCATTTTTGTAATGAGTGTGTTTCAATGATAGTAAAAATTGATACAGATGAAGGAGCAGATAAACTTGGTACGCATTCATATTGTCGCACCTTATTCTGCGATGGTTTCCGTTTTGAGCGAGTGTATTCCGCTTTTTCCATCTGCTGACATTACGTATTCTGTTGGGGATTTACAAAAAGGGCTAGAGATTGCGTTGGAGAAACAAGAAGATGGAATTGATCTCATTATTAGTCGAGGCGGCACAGCAAAGCTAATAAAAAAAGCGGTGTCTATTCCGGTTATTGATATTCAACTTTCTGGATATGATTTAACAAGATCTTTAACGCTGGCGAGTAAATTAAATGAAAAAACAGCTATTGTAGGCTTTCAGAACATTACAGCTGGAGCGGCGGCAATTATTAAGCTTTTACATTTGCCAATCAATGTCTATACGATTCATTCAGCAAACGAGGTTACATCGCTCTTACTTAAACTGAAGCAGGCAGGTTATAGTCATATACTAGGAGATGTCATTACGATTAATACATCTCATGAGGTTGGATTGAAAGGGATGTTGCTTCAATCAGGGAAAGAGTCTGTAGCTCGGGCGATTGAAGAAGCGATATACTTAATACAAACGTTGTCCAGGCAGACAATTATTAACCACGTAATGAAATCGTTGCTTATTGAGGAACATCGTAACATTATTATGTTTGATGAAGACGAGACCTTGTTGTATAAGCATTTTCAAGATTTTCGTGACCCGCTAGAAGAATCGGAATGGTCGCTATTACACACAAGCCTGGCTATTAATGAATCAATCAAGGAGTTTTATACAAAAGAACAGGGGCGTCTTCAAGTAAGAGGGATGTTAATTGATAAACGCTATAAAGTATACGTATTAAGTCGCTTGCATCCTGTCTTAAACCTTAAAGGTGTGACAGAAAAGACGATTATGAAAAAAGAACCTGTTGCAATGTCATCGGTTCCATCTGCAAATCGGTTTAGACTATTGCAACATTTATTTAAGAAAAATGAAGCTGTTGTTATTTCAGGTGAACGGGGTACAGGAAAAACGTTTCTGACAAGACAACTTCATATACTGGAAAATAGAGAAGAGCCCTATGTGGAAATCGATGCCGATGTGTTTTTATTGCAGGATTTAGAGCACTTGCTTACAAAAAAACCAAGAACCATTGTGTTAAATCAATTTTCTATAGATGAACATCAAGAACTTTTGTCTGCATGTTTACAGAAAAGGAAAGCAAACTCCTTTCGACTCATTATGCACACGTCTGCGAGGTGGGATGAGGACCAGCTTGAAGCATGGGGATTGAAACATGTCCATATGCCGGTTTTAGCAGATCGGAAAGAAGACATGGGTGATTTAGCAACATTTTTCTTAGCCGATTTCCATCAAATTTATGGAACAAGGCCTGTTGGTATCTCCGAGGAGGCTATTGCTTATTTGGAGAACGTGTCTTATAAGCATCACATTAGAACATTAAGAGAAGTGATTAAGAATGCAACGATGGATGAAAAAGAGTACCTATTAAGTAAAGAAGTAATTAAATCGGTCGTTGAAACAACCGAGCAAAAACAAACGTTTCCAATTAATGGAACGTTAAAAGAAATGGAAAAAGCGATTATTGCTCAAGTGCTACAAGAGGAAAATCAAAATCAAACCCAAGCAGCAAAGCGGTTAGGTATCAACCGAGCAACGCTGTGGAGAAAGCTTAAAGATTAAATTCTTTAGGCTTTTTTTATTTGTATAACTGTTGCATTATTAAACACTTTTTATTTTATGGAATTAATTTTACAAAAATGTGTTGCAATATTGTTCGATTTCTTTTATGATGCAAGTAACTTATAAGTGAAAGCGTTTTTAAATAGAGGAGGAGTAACGATATGAAGATTAAAGCTTTTTTGGACCGAGTCCCAGGAGGCATGATGGTTGTCCCGCTATTACTAGCTGCGACAATTAATACATTCTTTCCAAATGCATTAAGAATTGGTGGTTTTACAGAAGCTCTATTCGTTAATAGTTCAGGCGCACTAATTGCTTTGTTTTTATTAATTGCTGGAACACAGATTACATTTAAAACAGCAGGAACATCGGTGAAAAAAGGATTAACGCTTCTCTCGTTTAAATGGGGAATTGGAGCAGGTGTCGGTTTACTCGCACTAATCTTAGCGGATTCAAATGGCTTGTTCTTAGGATTAGCGCCAATTGCGATCATCGCAGCAATGACGAATTCAAATGGTGGTTTATATATTGCTTTAGCTGGACAGTACGGAAAAGAAGATGATAAAGCGGCTTATCCATTTTTAGCTTTAAGTGACGGTCCATTTTTAACAATGGTAGCGTTAGCAATCTTCGGAACAATGGGCTTTGCTCAAGGGATGTTTTCTCCACTTGACTTTGTAGCAGTATTGCTCCCGCTTTTAATTGGTATTGCAATCGGTAATATCGATAAAGACATGGGTGAGTTTCTTTACAAAGGCAGCGACAAACTCGTTCCATTCTTTGCTTTTTCACTAGGAATGGGGATTAACTTCACAGCGATTATTCAAGGTGGTATTAGTGGAATTTTACTAGGTGTACTAACCGTATTGCTTACTGGTGGAATTGGTTATTTTATTTTCAAATGGATTGGGTGGAACCCGATTGTTGGAACAGCGGAAGGCTCAACAGCTGGAAACGCAGTAGGTACACCAATGGCTATCGCCACAGCAAACGCATCATTCATGCCGATGGCTGAAATTGCAACGGTACAAGTAGCGGCAAGTGTTGTGACAACCGCGATTTTATTACCTATCTTTATAGGAATACTAGCGCGGCGACTTGAGAAGAAAACCGGTAAGCCTATAAATGAGATAAATGCAACGATGTAGTGGATGACTAAAGGAGAGGAATTATGAATTTAGCAATTATCGCAGACGACTTAACAGGTGCTAATGATAGTGGTGTTCAATTAGCGAAATATGGATTGAAAACATCTGTTTTCTTTAAAGAAGATAAGCGCTATCTTGGTGATAATGATGCCGTTGTTTTTGATACAGATAGTCGTGCTATTCGTGCTGATAAAGCCGAAGACATTGTATCAAGTGTGACAAGATTCTTACTAAAACAAGGCGTCACCAATATTTATAAAAAGATAGATTCGACCATGCGCGGAAATATTGGGGCGGAACTGTTAGGTTTTCAAGGAGAGTATCAACAGGACTTTATCTTTATTGCACCGGGTTATCCGACGAATGGTCGAACGGTCATTGAGGGATATCATTATTTAAATGGGCGCAAACTAGGGGAAACGGAAATTGCGAATGACCCGGTAACGCCAGTAGTAGAATCTCACTTACCAACATTAATAGGAGATCAACTGGATACAGAAGTAGGACTTGTGACAGTATCTGAATTAAGAGATACCAGTTTATTTCATGACAAACTTAATCAATTGAAGGAAGATCGAATTGTTTATGTTGTTATTGATTCGGAAATAGATGAAGACTTAAAGCTTCTATTAAAAGAAATGAAGCGAACACCCTTTAAAATAGGTCTTGTTGGTTCTGCTGGTTTAGCCAACCATCTTCCTGAACATTATGGTTTGGAAAAGACGGAAAACGCGTTGGAGATTCCAAATCGCAAGAAATCTGTATTGACGGTTGTTGGAAGTGTAAATGTGCAGTCTCGAAAGCAGTTAAAGCAACTACTGAATAACAAATCAGTAGAAGCGATTGAAGTGGCTTCCCATAAAGCTGTTTCAGATGATGAGACGAGAAGAGCTGAAGTAGAAAGAGTCTATTGTACAGCTAAAAAACTTGCTTTTGAGGGACATGATGTTGTTCTATATTCTGCTGGTGAAAAAAATGACATTGAGCACGCACGCCGGGTAGGTAATTTGAATGGCTATACGTATTCAGAAACAAGCAGCGAAATCGTTCACATGATGGGCGAAATTTCTGCAAGGCTGTTAAGAGCCAAGCTTTTCCAAGGTGTCGTTATGACTGGTGGAGACACAGCGAAAAAGATCTGTGAACATTGGCGCGTAACAGGGTTCCAATTGTACGATGAACTTGAAGTAGGGGTACCAATTTCAACTTTCATTGGTGTAAAAGGACTTTTTGCAATAACAAAAGCAGGTGGATTTGGTCAAGAAGATGTCTTGATTCATTCCATCGAAAAGTTAAAGGGTGAGAAAAAATGAGTAAGACGAAACCAATCGTTGGAATTACAATGGGTGATGCAGCAGGGATCGGGCCGGAAATCATTGTAAAGGCATTAAGCCATTCCACTGTTTACGAAGAATGCCGTCCGCTCGTTATCGGTGATGCGAAAATCATCGAAAAAGCAGTACGTATTACAGGTGCTTCAGTGAAGGTTAATGTCGTAAGTGAACCTGCACAAGCACAATTTAGTCACGGAACGGTTGATATCATTGATTTAGACTTATTGCCAGAGGATACGGCATTTGGTGAAGTGGCAGCCGTTGTGGGAGATGCAGCTTATCAATATTTGGCGAAAGCCGTATCATTAGCTCAAGCGCATGAAATCAATTCGATTTGTACAGCACCATTAAATAAAGAGGCTCTTCATAAAGGAGGTCATCTTTATCCAGGTCACACGGAGATTCTTGCAACATTAACAGATACAGAAGACTATTCTATGATGCTGACAACACCAAATCTACGTGTGATTCACTTAACGACGCATGTTGGCTTAATTAAAGCAATTGAAAGTATCACGCCAGAACGAACGTATAAAGTTGTGAAACTTGCACATGAAACGTTAAAAAATGCCGGTATTGAAACTCCAAGAGTAGCGGTATGTGGCATCAATCCTCACGCAGGTGAAAACGGATTGTTTGGTTACGGGGAAGAGGAAGAGAAACTGCTTCCGGGTATCCAACAAGCACAAAAAGAGGGCATTCACGTGGAAGGTCCTTATCCGGCTGACACACTTTTCTTTAGAGCGGGACGCGGAGACTTTGATATTGTTGTAGCATGTTATCATGATCAAGGACATGCGCCGATTAAAGTAATGGGAATTGAAGAAGGTGTAAATATCACAGTTGGCTTAAAAGGTGGTATCATTCGTACTTCTGTTGATCACGGAACGGCCTTTGACATTGCTGGAAAAAACATTGCTGATGAAAAAAGTATGATTGTTGCCATTCAATCTGCAAGTGAACTAGCTCCCATTTGGGAAGAAGAGAATTAATGTTCAATAACCTCCATCTCTATGGAGGTTATTTTTTAATTAGCTGCAGAAAGCAAAAGGGTTACGGCTTTTAAGCAAACAAAATGATGTTGATAGCAGATAACGTAATCAACACAATCGTGATTCGTTTAACGAGTTTAGCGTTTACCCTTTCAAATAAACGTAAGCCTAAGTTGGTTCCGAGTATAACGGCTACTAGGCCAATAAGGAAGTATGTAAAGAACGACGGATAAAAATCACCATTTGCCGCATGGATGGAGATCGAAAAAAGGCTTGCTACGGTTGTGACAGCTTGAACGCTAACGATGTAGGAAAATTTCTTTGTTGGGTAAAAAAGTAAGAAGTACAGTACGATAAATGGCCCACCTAATCCAAAGACCCCACCAATCAACCCAGCTGCAAAGCCAAGTCCTATTTGCGATACTTTTTTTCTCCTTGGTGTAACGTCAACAATTGCATCCATTTTCTTTGCGCTTAATAATTGATAAAGGACAATAAGTAATAACACGACACCGAGCCATATTTTT from Shouchella hunanensis includes these protein-coding regions:
- a CDS encoding GNAT family N-acetyltransferase, translated to MVVREATLKDLEGIAQLFNEYRKFYHQEDHIDGARGFMRNRFEQGDSVLFMVKEDNAYLGFTQLYPTFSSISMAKAWILNDLYVHKDARGKGVAAALLDRAKAYALETSAVSIALSTAPDNLPAQRLYEKHGYKRDEQFHHYELGLV
- a CDS encoding YitT family protein, which encodes MKQVSELRSYSLIILGTFIVALAFNLFMLPASLAAGGVSGISIILNDLYGFTPAVVQLIINVPLFFVGYAILGKSFSAKTLVGTFILPVFIWLTSFKTFSVTDPFLASVYGGILFGVGLGLVFKGNGSTGGTTIISQIMRKYFNVSSGFAQLIIDGIIVVAAMIVFNLELALYAMVALFIGSKVIDFVLLRSTNSKLVLIITEHDQVVTDLIYNEIDRGVTKVWSEGGYSKARKSLLFSVVDQSEAVYLKELIQTHDSNSFVVFLSASEIIGKGFSLPKS
- a CDS encoding sulfite exporter TauE/SafE family protein, with amino-acid sequence MLLLIIFFAVFIGAFIQGATGLGLGLVITAILPFFLTVKETTLLVISLLVISGLTVTFKYYKHLKWKEILGFLAIVLLGRFVAFFILSAYGDMDFLKIWLGVVLLLIVLYQLLSAKKMDAIVDVTPRRKKVSQIGLGFAAGLIGGVFGLGGPFIVLYFLLFYPTKKFSYIVSVQAVTTVASLFSISIHAANGDFYPSFFTYFLIGLVAVILGTNLGLRLFERVNAKLVKRITIVLITLSAINIILFA
- a CDS encoding class D sortase yields the protein MKKVYNSVILIGLAIAIFFSYQWWQSTQSVQPMASGHLLEEAHGTSLNQRSAVPEVEGERPSSSTEPQSNDQITHYSNGENIGQLSIPQLNKTYETFWGTDDATLNRGVGMYVSEWTTTPDEKGHTVLSGHRDTVFSELGELVIGDQLIVEFEGFQYVYEIDDTWITDAEDRTVIVKKDEATLTITTCYPFQYVGAAPDRYIIQSHLIATYEM
- a CDS encoding 2-keto-3-deoxygluconate permease — protein: MKIKAFLDRVPGGMMVVPLLLAATINTFFPNALRIGGFTEALFVNSSGALIALFLLIAGTQITFKTAGTSVKKGLTLLSFKWGIGAGVGLLALILADSNGLFLGLAPIAIIAAMTNSNGGLYIALAGQYGKEDDKAAYPFLALSDGPFLTMVALAIFGTMGFAQGMFSPLDFVAVLLPLLIGIAIGNIDKDMGEFLYKGSDKLVPFFAFSLGMGINFTAIIQGGISGILLGVLTVLLTGGIGYFIFKWIGWNPIVGTAEGSTAGNAVGTPMAIATANASFMPMAEIATVQVAASVVTTAILLPIFIGILARRLEKKTGKPINEINATM
- a CDS encoding sigma-54-dependent transcriptional regulator, which gives rise to MVRIHIVAPYSAMVSVLSECIPLFPSADITYSVGDLQKGLEIALEKQEDGIDLIISRGGTAKLIKKAVSIPVIDIQLSGYDLTRSLTLASKLNEKTAIVGFQNITAGAAAIIKLLHLPINVYTIHSANEVTSLLLKLKQAGYSHILGDVITINTSHEVGLKGMLLQSGKESVARAIEEAIYLIQTLSRQTIINHVMKSLLIEEHRNIIMFDEDETLLYKHFQDFRDPLEESEWSLLHTSLAINESIKEFYTKEQGRLQVRGMLIDKRYKVYVLSRLHPVLNLKGVTEKTIMKKEPVAMSSVPSANRFRLLQHLFKKNEAVVISGERGTGKTFLTRQLHILENREEPYVEIDADVFLLQDLEHLLTKKPRTIVLNQFSIDEHQELLSACLQKRKANSFRLIMHTSARWDEDQLEAWGLKHVHMPVLADRKEDMGDLATFFLADFHQIYGTRPVGISEEAIAYLENVSYKHHIRTLREVIKNATMDEKEYLLSKEVIKSVVETTEQKQTFPINGTLKEMEKAIIAQVLQEENQNQTQAAKRLGINRATLWRKLKD
- a CDS encoding DUF4256 domain-containing protein — protein: MENHFLSDKDGLALLSTLESRFQANQQRHLSIEWTTVKERLLNHPETLWSLNQMEITGGEPDVVFYDAKQDLYTFVDCSKESPAGRRSACYDKAALDARKANKPTLNVIDTVKAMGTSLLTETQYRALQELGDFDTKTSSWVQTPADIRERGGALFCDYRFGHVFVYHNGASSYYSARGFRVAITI
- a CDS encoding four-carbon acid sugar kinase family protein — translated: MNLAIIADDLTGANDSGVQLAKYGLKTSVFFKEDKRYLGDNDAVVFDTDSRAIRADKAEDIVSSVTRFLLKQGVTNIYKKIDSTMRGNIGAELLGFQGEYQQDFIFIAPGYPTNGRTVIEGYHYLNGRKLGETEIANDPVTPVVESHLPTLIGDQLDTEVGLVTVSELRDTSLFHDKLNQLKEDRIVYVVIDSEIDEDLKLLLKEMKRTPFKIGLVGSAGLANHLPEHYGLEKTENALEIPNRKKSVLTVVGSVNVQSRKQLKQLLNNKSVEAIEVASHKAVSDDETRRAEVERVYCTAKKLAFEGHDVVLYSAGEKNDIEHARRVGNLNGYTYSETSSEIVHMMGEISARLLRAKLFQGVVMTGGDTAKKICEHWRVTGFQLYDELEVGVPISTFIGVKGLFAITKAGGFGQEDVLIHSIEKLKGEKK
- a CDS encoding AAA family ATPase — translated: MADLIILFGPQAVGKMTVGEALAKKTGMKLFHNHMTIDAVAPVLGFTDETWRLVNQFRREIFQAAAKSDLKGLIFTYVWAFDLQKDWDYVEDISAIFEEQGGRVYFVELEASLEERLVRNKSDHRLEKKPTKRDVVFSETELKETAESHRLNSKEGEINKKQYVRINNTSLCPDEVAQHIQDAFHFH
- a CDS encoding VOC family protein, producing MQKVTPFLMFQNNDAEEAMTFYTSLIEDASIKEIARYDEKGPGKPGSVIQAVFTLKGQDFMCIDSHVKHAFDFTPSFSIYLTCDSELEINRLYYTLAEGGQALMPLDNYGFSKCFGWVNDKFGVSWQLTFPH
- a CDS encoding pyridoxamine 5'-phosphate oxidase family protein, whose amino-acid sequence is MAFTDIITSQNAFEAFCEEIGKPSEMAANKVISYLDEQCVSFIQASPFLTMASSNKEGECDVTPRGDDRGFVHVIDEHHLFIPERPGNKRMDSAHNIIENPHVGLIFFIPGLGETLRVNGKAFICRDPSLLKACVAKGKTPHFGVLVRVNECYVHCAKAFLRSGLWKPETWAEKGERPSPARMLQAHVSVVQKSEQDIERSLQESYTKRLY
- the pdxA gene encoding 4-hydroxythreonine-4-phosphate dehydrogenase PdxA; the encoded protein is MSKTKPIVGITMGDAAGIGPEIIVKALSHSTVYEECRPLVIGDAKIIEKAVRITGASVKVNVVSEPAQAQFSHGTVDIIDLDLLPEDTAFGEVAAVVGDAAYQYLAKAVSLAQAHEINSICTAPLNKEALHKGGHLYPGHTEILATLTDTEDYSMMLTTPNLRVIHLTTHVGLIKAIESITPERTYKVVKLAHETLKNAGIETPRVAVCGINPHAGENGLFGYGEEEEKLLPGIQQAQKEGIHVEGPYPADTLFFRAGRGDFDIVVACYHDQGHAPIKVMGIEEGVNITVGLKGGIIRTSVDHGTAFDIAGKNIADEKSMIVAIQSASELAPIWEEEN
- a CDS encoding NUDIX hydrolase, coding for MIRQAVGAIIHQGDAYIVVCKSWQHTLNGEMKINDEWDIVKGGVEKSDPSLEAAILRELYEETGSNAFTVCKKFDAKLHFSFPPDMQEKIGYSAQETTIFLVEFTGNVDYLKPVDGEISAIKLVHKSEFLTYLSHEEMRQYVKENIANVV